Sequence from the Pan paniscus chromosome 12, NHGRI_mPanPan1-v2.0_pri, whole genome shotgun sequence genome:
ATTATAGATGACAGTGATTCAAATCTTTCAGTGGTGAAGAAAGTAAGTAGCAGGTTGTTGTATGTATGTTCTTACTGATAACCCACTGGTCAGTGTTTTTGCGTTGGTCTTATATTTTGGTAATTTCAAAAATACTCAGTAATATGTTGTTATTAATGCACAGAAGGGATGTGTGTGTCTAAATGCTTATATTTGCTTGCTTTGTCTTAGGTTTGGTGTGTCTTTTTAAACTTGGGAATCTAGGTATATGCTCTTAAAAAGTACTTCTTGGGGAATTAGAAAAGATTTCTAAGATAAGACATTGATTTTGTTATCTTAGCAGTGTAATCAAAACAAATATTATAACCTCAGGACTAATTCTTAATGAACTTTGCTGAAATTGAAAGTTGTTGCTGACACCTTAAGAGCTTTTCTTCTCATCGTCATCAGCCATTATGAACGCCCTTGTTTTCTTGCTGTCAGCTGTTTGAGATTGTCATGATGATGTTAAATTATGTTCAGTCTTCTGAGTGTTTTGTTGATTAATTTGTGTTACTACTCTTTTATTAGGATTTATGTTGTCTGGTGTATTGTAGCATCTGTATTTCTGTCACCATTGAAAATCAGTTAGAAAACATCAGTAACTTATTTTGTTCACTTGGAAAAGCTTTCCAAGTTAACATTTCTCTACAATTATCATGGTTAACAGAAGTAATAGAAAGAGCATGGACTTTAGAATCAGAAGATGTTAGATTGTACAACACTTTTCTGtgttcatgaagaaaaaaatagaataaagacaaaaaaataaaaatgataatacaaaacaacagaaaaacaaagaaaaaagataattaaaaaacacCTTCACGTGTATTATTATTTAAAGTGTAAAGTGCTTATTAAAgtgacaaaaatgtaaataagataaaatatatcattttagagtttttacttttggaattttttgcAAATGAAAGCCCTTaattaatgtcttttattttgagTTGCCTGTGCCCCTGGAGTCTGTAAAAGAGATGCTTAAGTCAGTCCTGCAGGAACTCGAAGCCTATAGTGAAGGAGGTCCTCTCTATACAAATGGTTCTTTGCGAAATGCAGattcagaaataaaacattcTCCACCGTCTCCTACCGGATATTCACTATCACCAAGTAAAAGTTACAAGGTAAACAGGAAAGAACGGAATCATTTCATTGTGAAATTGTTTCTAAGTGTTTTAAAtgctcttttgttatttttttttttttttagtattctcCCAAAATACCACGTCGATGGACAGAAGATCAGATTTCTTTACTGAAAATGATTTCCCAACAAGTAGAGGCCATTAAGGTAAGTCACTTAATTTCTCTAGCTGTACTTTTTATTCCAAGATTCCTTCCCTGGCCactctctcactttttttctgaAGCTGGTCAGAATGTCCCCTTGCCATCCAAATAGTATGGCAAGGGGacattttggtcttttttttttttttttttaaggcagggtcttgttgtgcaggctggagtacagtggtaggaTCACAGCTTACTGCGGCTTCGACCTCCTAGCTCAAGAGAGGCTCTTGGCTCAGCCTGCCACGAAGCCAGGACTACAGACAGTCACacgccactaggcccagctaattgtattttttgtagagatgggattttgccatgttgcccagggtggccttgaactcctggctcaaacaatcctcctgcttcagcctcccaaagtgctgggattgcaggtgtgagccgctgtgcccagcctacatacCTTGGTCTTGACCCTttaccatattttgttttgttttgttttgagatggagtctcactctgttgcccagtctggagtgcaatggtgtgatcttggctcactgcaacctccacctcccaggttcaagtgactctcctgcctcagcctcccaagtagctgggattacaggcacccgccaccaggcccagctaatttttgtatttttagtagacacagagtttcaccatgttggccaggctggttttgaacttctgacctcaggtgatctgcccgccttggcctcccaaagtgctgggattacaggtgtaaaccaccgcacccagccctttacCGTATTTTTGAAAGTACTTTATGTGTCTCTCTCCTCATCTTCCACAAAATTTGAGACCTTCAAAGGTAGaaactgttttatttaaaatataagagtTCCTGACACAGAGAAGGTTCCCGAGTGATTGAAGTGCTACAATGTACTAATCATACTCTGGTCTATGAGTTCATTCCCAGATTAGCTGTGGATTACATGTGTTTCAAATGTATAGCTAGGAATCGAAAAGTGGTCTGAGCTTCAAAAAGTCTTACTATATTTTAatacttccatatgaatttgactTCATTATGTACAGaaatacttatgtatatatatcttattttaacaATAGGGTTCAAAGGAGCTTGACTTTTTTGGAATTGGAAATAAAAGTAGGTTCTTTCATGTTTATCAAGCAAGAACTAAATTACTCATACTGCTAAAGTTACATCAAGGATATGCTGATGTGTGGCAATTATTACAGTGTGATCAGCAGTATTTGCAAATTAAGAGAATACTATTTGGTGGGGAAGACATTTTTGAATTTGCACAAAAATTTTGAATGTTAATTCTGTGTAGTCGTGGCCTATGACAATTACATACAATTTTGACTTAACATACAGGTTTCCGGCTCCCAACATTGTATTCTGTGGAAGTATAGTGGAGCACTAGTCCATGAGCTTGAAAAGCTTGGTACTAGTACTGACTCTGCCATTAATTAATGATCTTGGGCCAGTCACTTCCTTTGTGACTGTTTGgcttcttatctttaaaatgagagaatTATTGAAGCCAGTTCTCATCACACTGAATGTTAAAAATTACAGTTACAGCAGTGATTGCAAATTCTAAGCTCTGGTGCGGATACCAACAGTGACCATAAAGTTTTCTAGGTGATTCCACTAGTTTCTTATTTCTTGGATGTGTATGTGTAGCATCTGGACTAGGCACTGTAGATGGATAAGTGGGGGAAATTTTATTTAGCTTGAAAATTGAGATAGTTTTGGACCTCATGGTTAGGTCTTTCTGggaaatttttatttgagacacttgtagaaaaagaaagcagacatGCTAGATCTGTCCCTGACCTCACTTGTTAGAACTGATCGGATTCCTGGGCTGATACAGAGAAGtttgaaacttttcaaaatttaCCTGTTTTCTGATACCACTACAGTTTCTTTGGAAAAAGAATTTCCTGTTAAGTGTCTGTTTTGTAAGGGGACATTTTGTAGGTTCTAGGGTTGGGTATGGTGCTGTCATTTAGTTTTCTTCAGCAGAGATCAGGTAGCCACATAGCTACACTAGACGGCATTGTATCTATCTGCCGTCTTGTCAAGGCAGCAGAGTTgtgttaagaaaacatttttggagTCAGAtctggttcaaattccagctgttATTCCCTGCATCCGTTTCTCTCATTTTAAGATAGGAGCTAATATTGTTTACCTAACAGTGTAGATGGTATAAAAATTAAGAGTTTAAGTGCATTGGACgtattattatatacataataaattcTCTGCAGCTActacttttttccctttcctggtGGAGCATTTGAACATCACCTTGAGAATTAGTTGTATTTTGTTTGAACACAGGGTTAAGTGAAAAGCTAATTTGGGGAGGTGATTTGGAATGTCAGGTAgtccagattgcagtgtagaaagAACACACTGAAAGGATGGTCAGTGTAATGTTAGAGGACTGTGAAAGTTGGGGAAAGAAGTTTAGTTTGTAGGTACTTGTTTTTTTGAGCAGGGAATTGTCTTGGCTGGAGGTGAACGTCAGAAAGGTTAATGTAGGCAAgtgtagaatggaaatgaaggtgTGATCATTTAGGAGGTTATTTGTTTAGGTGAGAGAGTTAATGAATTAGGTTTTGTGTTAACGAATGAAAATGGGAGCAgataaatttttaacaaattaagaatcatattttaaaatcagcacCAGGTACCTAGAACTCATTGGCAAATAGAAACTTTCAAAAGATATAATCAGgtccgggcgtggtgggtcacacctataatcccagcactttgggaggctgaggtggtggatcacttgaggtcaggagttcaagactagcctggcaaacatggtgaaaccccatctctactattatacaaaaaattagccggacgtgctggctgacgcctgtaatcccagctactcgggaggctgaggtgggagaattgcttgagcccaggaggtggaggttgcggcgagccaagattgtgccattgcactccagcctggacgacagatcgagacaccatctcaaaaaagaaaaaaagaaaaaatcagttatttaaatttaaaagagtaagTTTCCCCAGCACTGTTTCTGGCATGATataattaaatgattaaaattatttggtatttttttcttccaatagaaAGAAATGCAGGAGTCGCAACTAAATAGCAGTAAGTCAGCATCCCATCATCGTTGGCCCACAGAGAATTATGGACCAGACTCGGTGCCTGATGGATATCAGGGGTCACAGACATTTCATGGGGCTCCACTAACAGGTGAGCTGGCAAGTGGATAATCGCATATTTTAGTAAAACTACTTTACTTCCCTCTTTTAAGTAGATAACGTGTGAAATCACCttgtttatatatgtttgttaATATACATGTCAACGTCTGTTTATCTGTGACTTCAAAAGCTGTATTTGGTGTTACGGAGATTTTTATAATCCCAAGCAGAAAAAACGAGCCGTATGTGATCACGTGTATATAAAGGCTTAAAGAACACTTAATCCACACCTCAGATGAGCTGAGATGAGATTATTCCTTAAATTGAAAAATGTTATTGAATAGAGTTATGCACTAAGAAATGCTTAATTAAGAACCTACACCTCTGGGGAATTATTTTGATGATAATGATGAGAGGCAGGACGTTATATAGGAAATCTTacttaatttgaaatattatggttatataaagaaagaaaaggagtttgGACCTGAATCATACTGGGTTTTTAAGTTCTGCTCTATCACTTACTATAATAGCTGTGTAAGTTAACCTGTCTGAAATGTGGAGATAATACTTGCCTTACATAATTACTATGAGCATTTGTGTATGTGCAGGTGGGCGTGGGTGTGTATCAGACATTTATTAGAGTACACAGTAAACAGTTAATGAACTAAGGTTACTAATAGTGTTTACTGTGGGTTGGCTATGTGCAAAAGTGCTTTGTGAATGTAATTTGATTTAATTACAGTAACTTAGAATGGCCGGTACCATTATTAATCccttttttataaataaggaaatggataaagaaaggttAGGTAACTTACTCATTATTATACAGCTAGTTATTGATAGAGCCGAGATTCACACTCCAGTGGTGTAACTCCAAAGCACTTGCCAGTATAATACATTGCTCCCAGGCAGccagaaataacaaaattgtTCCTTTTACGTACGACAGACTTCTGAAATGGTAGTAGtagtgccctttttttttttctcttgttagcCCAGGAAAGATTTAGAATAAAATGTAGTTTAGATGAGCACATTTGTGTGATGGTTCATATAGTTAAGGCAACCCCACTAGCCTTTTGTGATAGTATCTTCTCAACACaagcaaaataacagaaaatctttGTGAAGTCAAGCTTATTAAATGTCGTAAGTCATAGATAAGTATATGAAATGTCTAAAGTTCAAACCTTGTTTTCTTAAAACCTTACACATCATATAGGTCCTTGTAAGAGGATAAACAAACCAGCTAGCCTTTCCTGGGGCTTTTTTAGTGATGTGTGCAGTCAGTTATTTGGTGCCTTGTGGGTCatgatttccatttcttctgtGTACAGGCATAAAAGGTCTTCTGTTCTTATACAAGCATGTAAATCCAACATTCTCattgtctcattttattcttGCAATGACCCTGTGAAATGTGTAGAAGCAgcacatcctcattttacaattgAGAAACATGTAGACTCCAAATGGATTATTTACAGGTTCACAAAACAGCTTTGTGGCACTGAAAGGGCGAGAGCCAAGATCTCctgatttctgttcctgtgttcatAGGTTCTTTTTCCTTAATAAAAGTAAACATACATCAAGATGgtccttgtttttttaaaataagatgattaaaattaaagattaatGAGCTCATAGGAGATACTCAGAAGTACTGAAGAGggtgaagaaaactaaaaactaacCACCTTATTAACATTTCTTATATTTGAGAGCATTTCCTTCTGGTTCTTTCTCTATACATATAGTATTTTTTATGAGATTGTTACCATGTTACTATGTTGTGTGTAGATGAGCTagcctgttttttaaatgttactttagTTCTGagcatttttaaacttaaatgttttttgaatattAATGAGTTCATGGTATCCCATCACATGGAAGTACTGTAAATTCTGTTCCtttatttatgttgtttctgGTTTATGCCATTACAAATTCTAGGACAGTGTCCTAGTTTTGTAGGGTATTCAAAATATTCAGTTTATGCTCTTACCACTAGTATCTGATAGTGCCATTTTCGCACTTTTGCTAATGCTGACTTACTAGTTTATAAAATCCTTTGCCAATTTGTAGGAACAAAAGTGAtatcaatttttaagttttttaaatacTAGTCATGCTCAACAATTCACGCAAATGGCAGTTGGTAGTTTTGCCATCTTCAATGTGGGTACCTTCCAGTTGTTTGGTTTCTTGGTAAAACTCACACAAAACAGATGGAGAAGAGTTTTTGTATATCAACATGAAtgttaatgggatttttttaaagccaacgAACACATTTGTGTTCCTTGGGAGATCCTGTGCATGAATTTGTCAGGTAATTTTTTTGACCTGAACATTCTCATAATAGCCTCAATTTGCACAATGCAACCTCGTCATTTTGCAGATTTTCAAGGCTCACTTCAAAAACATGTTCCTTGAGGCCTATTAACATTTCTTTCCCAAATTGTCTATTCATACggtgctttaaaaaattagattactTTTAGTAGATTTATTAGAGCCGCACAGTTTAGAGTCAGTAGTCAATTAAAGTCCCTACTTAAACTTCagactaagattttttttttatttaatattttattttttctttttgctttcatgcAGACAGACATCTTGCAAGACTTTAAGATTCTTGGGCCATTTCTGTCAGGTTGTTCTGTGTTCTGTGCCTGCTTCCTCCCCATAGTAATTTCAAAATAGCTATCCTCACCTCTGTAAGGTTTCCAAAATCAAACTTGGGCTTCTGGCTAGCCTTTTCTAGGTCTTGATTTTTCAGTGCTTTCCAGAGGCAATTGTTTGGAACCTCTTGGCacagtttctgtttcttcttccatGTACAGGCATAAAAGGTCTTTTGGTTGTTTTCTGGTAAAACTATCATAAAACAGTTCAAGCAAATGACTATTGGTAGTTTTCTCATTAACATGGGTGCCTTCTAGTCGTTTTGTTTCCTGGTAAAACAGACCAAACAGAGGGAGCAGACAGTTTGTACATCTGTATGAGTGTtgatgtgctttttattttaagccagggaacacattttatgttatttatgacatcctgTCCATGAATTTGTCAGGTGATTTTTGAGCTGAACATTCTCAGTAATAGCTTAAGTTTACAAAATACAACCTAGTCTTTCTGCAGATTTTCTAGGCCACTTCAAATGCATTGACCATCAGATGGCATCTTGGTTCCTTACGTCCTTTCTGTGACTGAATGTCCATAATTCCACATCATACTGATCTTTCTTAGAAAAGGCAACAGttactttcttctttattccttttttaatgcTTGTGAGGTAGTTCTTGTTGATCACAGCGATGCTATTCTCTTATTCTTCATGTCATatttagcaatttttttctagtttgtcaTTTGATAATCTTGATTGGTGTATTTTGAtgtacagaaatttaaaatgtatgtagttaaatctttctttaatttctattgCCTTTGTATTTATAGCTCTTGCCTAGATAGTCTTAACTATAGTATAGACTTTaacagtgttttctttctttctttttttttagttgcaACTACTGGCCCTTCAGTATATTATAGTCAGTCACCAGCATATAATTcccagtatcttctcagaccagcAGCTAATGTTACTCCCACAAAGGTAACAAAGgaataatttatacatttataattattttctttttaaattgtttagggTTCCttcaaataaattcaagagagCAGTTCACTATTAAAACTTTTATGTCCcttaaaatgtagatattttaaatttatctccaaatacagaaattatcctTCTTAGTCACCTTATTTTTGTGTTAATAAGTgtgaatatttagaatattttaaaaatgggagtggtggtggtggatCCTTCATCATTCTGTTTTAACAGAAATAGAACTGTAATGCCCTTGCTGACCCACTATGTGGTAAGTACTTTCAGGCCTGATACAGCTATATATATAACAATTGATTGAAGACTCAATATTACAGTGGTAGTTGAATGTGACAGCTTTGAGGACAGAGTGTTGGGGTGCATTTAGACCCTTGCTCTTCTGCTTATTTTGACCacaggcaagtttcttaacctctcaatGCATCAGTtgcctcatatgtaaaatgaggataataataataccttagTTCATAGGGTTTTTGAGGatattaaaatgagataataatgtaaagtgcttagaacagtgcccagcTGGCGcattaataaatgctcaataaatgttatcatcatcatcatcatcattattgttaACATCATTTGATAAATTAGGAATGAAGAAGGTATTTATTTCATGACTATTTTGGGCATGTGGATCAAGAAAATTCACCTTCATTTATGTTTCAGGGTTCTTCTAATACAGAATTTAAGTCAACCAAAGAAGGATTTTCCATCCCTGTGTCTGCTGATGGATTTAAATTTGGCATTTCAGAACCaggaaatcaagaaaagaaaagtgaaaagccTCTTGAAAATGATACTGGCTTCCAGGCTCAGGATATTAGTGGCCAGAATGGCCATGGTGTGATTTTTGGCCAAACAAGTGGCACTTTTACATTTGCAGATGTTGGAAAATCAACTTCAGGAGAAGGATTTCAGTTTGGCCAAAAAGACCCCAATTTCAAGGGATTTTCAGGTGCTGGAGAAAAATTATTCTCATCACAATGTGGTAAAATGGCCAATAAAGCAAACACTTCCGGTGACTTTGAGAAAGATGATGATGCCTATAAGACTGAGGACAGCGATGACATCCATTTTGAACCAGTAGTTCAAATGCCTGAAAAAGTAGAACTTGTAACCGGAGAAGAAGGTGAAAAAGTTCTGTATTCACAGCGGGTAAAACTATTTAGATTTGATGCTGAGATAAGTCAGTGGAAAGAAAGGGGCTTGGGGAACTTAAAAATCCTCATAAATGAGGTCAATGGCAAACCAAGAATGCTGATGCGAAGAGACCAAGTACTAAAAGTGTGTGCTAATCATTGGATAACAACTACAATGAACCTGAAGCCCCTCTCTGGATCAGATAGAGTATGGATGTGGTTAGCCAGTGATTTCTCTGATGGTGATGCCAAACTAGAGCAGTTGGcagcaaaatttaaaacaccaGAGCTGGCTGAAGAATTCAAGCAGAAATTTGAGGAATGCCAGCGGCTTCTGTTAGACATACCACTTCAAACTCCCCATAAACTTGTAGATACTGGCAGAACTGCCAAGTTAATACAGAGAGCTGAAGAAATGAAGAGTGGACTGAAAGATTTCAAAGCATTTTTGACAAATGATCAAACAAAAGTCactgaggaagaaaataaggGTTCAGGTACAGGTGCAGCCGGTGCCTCAGACACAACAATAAAACCCAATCCTGAAAACACTGGGCCCACATTAGAATGGGATAACTATGATTTAAGGGAAGATGCTTTGGATGATAATGTTAGTAGTAGCTCAGTACATGATTCTCCGTTGGCAAGTAGCCCTGTGAGAGAAAATCTTTTCTGCTCTGATGAGTCGACAACAGGATCTGACTTCAGTTTTAAATCTGCTTTGAGTCTATCTAAGTCTCCTGCCAAGTTGAATCAGAGTGGGACTTCAGTTGGCACTGATGAAGAATCTGATGTTActcaagaagaagagagagatggaCAGTACTTTGAACCTGTTGTTCCTTTACCTGATCTAGTTGAAGTATCCAGTGGTGAGGAAAATGAACAAGTTGTTTTTAGTCACAGGGCAGAACTCTACAGATATGATAAAGATGTTGGTCAATGGAAAGAAAGGGGCATTGGTGATATAAAGATTTTACAGAATTATGATAAGCAAGTTCGTATAGTGATGAGAAGGGACAAAGTATTAAAACTTTGTGCCAATCACAGAATAACTCCAGACATGAGTTTGCAAAATATGAAAGGGACAGAAAGAGTATGGGTGTGGACTGCATGTgattttgcagatggagaaagaaaagtagaGCATTTAGCTGTTCGTTTTAAACTACAGGATGTTGCAGACTCGTTTAAGAAAATTTTTGATGAAGCAAAAACAGCCCAGGAAAAAGATTCTTTGATAACACCTCATGTTTCTCGGTCAAGCACTCCCAGAGAGTCACCATGTGGCAAAATTGCTGTAGCTGTATTAGAAGAAACCACAAGAGAGAGGACAGATGTTATTCAGGGTGATGATGTAGCAGATGCAGCTTCAGAAGTTGAAGTGTCTAGCAcatctgaaacaacaacaaaagcggTGGTTTCTCCTGCAAAGTTTGTATTTGGTTCAGAGTCTGTTAAAAGCATTTTTAGTAGTGAAAAATCAAAACCAGTTGCATTTGGCAACAGTTCTGCCACTGGGTCTTTGTTTGGATTTAGTTTTAATGCACCTTTGAAAAGTAACAATAGTGAAACTAGTTCAGTAGCCCAGAGTGGATCTGAAAGCAACGTGGAACCTAAAAAATGTGAACTGTCAAAGAACTCTGATATCGAACAGTCTTCAGATAGCAAAGTCAAAAATCTCTCTGCTTCCTTTCCAACGGAAGAATCTTCAATCAACTACACATTTAAAACACCAGAAAAGGGTAGGTACTTTGTTGTTAAAGTTAagcacaatttttctttcttttaatgtttagCTTGATGCAGACTCTCTGTGGGATACTAATGTTGGGGTATAAACGATGCTTTGTGAACACCCCCAAAATAtttgagcaattttttttctcccttaataAGTTCACGGTGAGGTTTCAAAGGGCAAGAGAACTTAGTTTAAGACATTTCAGTAACTGGAAGATACTTCTATCATGCTAGGGCAGAGCAAAAGAACTCGGTACAGTGTACGGACTCATGCTTGAATCATGCGCATTAACATGagtctttttttaaagtgttcattttcatttgttctgtttcttttgtcACTCAGAAAACATGatattgaggctgggcacggtggctcactcctagaatgccagcactttgggaggttgaggtgggcagatcacttgagctcaggagttcgagaccagcctggccaacatggtgaaaccctgtttctactgaaaatacaaaaatgagccgggcgtggtggtgcgtgcctataattagcagctactcaggaggttgaggcaggaggatcgcttgagcacaggagatggaggtagcagtgagctgaaatcatgccactgcactccagcctgactgagtgagactttgtctccaaaaaaacaaaaaaaacaaaaaacaacaaaaaaaaaacatgatattGAGATGTTCTCATTTTATGTGTTGTATGTCAGTCTTGCTCATGTATTAAATGAGCAAAGAATGAAACTACAGGGATAAATGAATATGTAAGACAGTCAGATTGGTGGTATAAATTGAGGGATTCtggctttttatgttttaaaagcatattcattttgtttcctaaaatgttaaaaaacgaaatattctttattttctaggATTTAATTTTAGCCTTTTTAAATCTAATCCCATGGCCTTTTGGACTAGCACCCCTTCCTCACAGCCTGAGAGCAAAGGTATAGAACTAGCATTCTCAGTATGAGATAACAGCAGTTTTTAGCAGCTGGTAGCCCTTAGCAAAGTATTAATAACTGTGGCTGTATGAAATGAAGTACTTACCACTACAACATGCATGTTAAAGAATGCCAGTTTAAGCAAAGTACCTTTTGACTGGTGGCATGACAcccttgttggtttgttttttaaaatgtactgg
This genomic interval carries:
- the LOC129397116 gene encoding RANBP2-like and GRIP domain-containing protein 5/6 isoform X1 → MRRSKADVERYVASVLGCTPSPRQKSMKGFYFAKLYFEAKEYDLAKKYICTYINVQQWDPRAHRFLGLLYELEENTEKAIECYRRSVELNPTQKDLVLKIAELLCKNDVTDGRAKYWVERAAKFFPGSPAIYKLKEQLLDCEGEDGWNKLFDLIQSELHVRPDDVHVNIRLVELYRSTKRLKDAVAHCHEAERNIALRSSLEWNSCVVQTLKEYLESLQCLESDKSDWRATNADLLLAYANLMLLTLSTRDMQESRELLESFDSALQSAKSSLGGNDELSATFLEMKGHFYMYAGSLLLKMGQHGNNVQWRALSELAALCYLIAFQVPRPKIKLIKGEAGQNLLEMMACDRLSQSGHMLLSLSRGKQDFLKEVVETFANKSGQSALYDALFSSQSPKDTSFLGSDDIGNIDVREPELEDLARYDVGAIRAHNGSLQHLTWLGLQWNSLPALPGIRKWLKQLFHRLPHETSRLETNAPESICILDLEVFLLGVVYTSHLQLKEKCNSDHSSYQPLCLPLPVCKQLCTERQKSWWDAVCTLIHRKALPGNIAKLRLLVQHGINTLRAQEKHGLQPALLVHWAKCLQKMGSGLNSFYDQREYIGRSVHYWKKVLPLLKIIKKNSIPEPIDPLFKHFHSVDIQASEIVEYEEDAHITFAVLDAVNGNIEDAMTAFESIQSVVSYWNLALIFHRKAEDIANDALSPEEQEECRNYLTKTRDYLIKIIDDSDSNLSVVKKLPVPLESVKEMLKSVLQELEAYSEGGPLYTNGSLRNADSEIKHSPPSPTGYSLSPSKSYKYSPKIPRRWTEDQISLLKMISQQVEAIKKEMQESQLNSSKSASHHRWPTENYGPDSVPDGYQGSQTFHGAPLTVATTGPSVYYSQSPAYNSQYLLRPAANVTPTKGSSNTEFKSTKEGFSIPVSADGFKFGISEPGNQEKKSEKPLENDTGFQAQDISGQNGHGVIFGQTSGTFTFADVGKSTSGEGFQFGQKDPNFKGFSGAGEKLFSSQCGKMANKANTSGDFEKDDDAYKTEDSDDIHFEPVVQMPEKVELVTGEEGEKVLYSQRVKLFRFDAEISQWKERGLGNLKILINEVNGKPRMLMRRDQVLKVCANHWITTTMNLKPLSGSDRVWMWLASDFSDGDAKLEQLAAKFKTPELAEEFKQKFEECQRLLLDIPLQTPHKLVDTGRTAKLIQRAEEMKSGLKDFKAFLTNDQTKVTEEENKGSGTGAAGASDTTIKPNPENTGPTLEWDNYDLREDALDDNVSSSSVHDSPLASSPVRENLFCSDESTTGSDFSFKSALSLSKSPAKLNQSGTSVGTDEESDVTQEEERDGQYFEPVVPLPDLVEVSSGEENEQVVFSHRAELYRYDKDVGQWKERGIGDIKILQNYDKQVRIVMRRDKVLKLCANHRITPDMSLQNMKGTERVWVWTACDFADGERKVEHLAVRFKLQDVADSFKKIFDEAKTAQEKDSLITPHVSRSSTPRESPCGKIAVAVLEETTRERTDVIQGDDVADAASEVEVSSTSETTTKAVVSPAKFVFGSESVKSIFSSEKSKPVAFGNSSATGSLFGFSFNAPLKSNNSETSSVAQSGSESNVEPKKCELSKNSDIEQSSDSKVKNLSASFPTEESSINYTFKTPEKEPPLWHAEFTKEELVQKLSSITKSADHLNGLLRETEAANAVLMEQIKLLKSEIRRLERNQEREKSAANVEYLKNVLLQFIFLKPGSERQRLLPVINTMLQLSPEEKGKLAAVAQDEEENASRYSG
- the LOC129397116 gene encoding RANBP2-like and GRIP domain-containing protein 5/6 isoform X4 encodes the protein MMACDRLSQSGHMLLSLSRGKQDFLKEVVETFANKSGQSALYDALFSSQSPKDTSFLGSDDIGNIDVREPELEDLARYDVGAIRAHNGSLQHLTWLGLQWNSLPALPGIRKWLKQLFHRLPHETSRLETNAPESICILDLEVFLLGVVYTSHLQLKEKCNSDHSSYQPLCLPLPVCKQLCTERQKSWWDAVCTLIHRKALPGNIAKLRLLVQHGINTLRAQEKHGLQPALLVHWAKCLQKMGSGLNSFYDQREYIGRSVHYWKKVLPLLKIIKKNSIPEPIDPLFKHFHSVDIQASEIVEYEEDAHITFAVLDAVNGNIEDAMTAFESIQSVVSYWNLALIFHRKAEDIANDALSPEEQEECRNYLTKTRDYLIKIIDDSDSNLSVVKKLPVPLESVKEMLKSVLQELEAYSEGGPLYTNGSLRNADSEIKHSPPSPTGYSLSPSKSYKYSPKIPRRWTEDQISLLKMISQQVEAIKKEMQESQLNSSKSASHHRWPTENYGPDSVPDGYQGSQTFHGAPLTVATTGPSVYYSQSPAYNSQYLLRPAANVTPTKGSSNTEFKSTKEGFSIPVSADGFKFGISEPGNQEKKSEKPLENDTGFQAQDISGQNGHGVIFGQTSGTFTFADVGKSTSGEGFQFGQKDPNFKGFSGAGEKLFSSQCGKMANKANTSGDFEKDDDAYKTEDSDDIHFEPVVQMPEKVELVTGEEGEKVLYSQRVKLFRFDAEISQWKERGLGNLKILINEVNGKPRMLMRRDQVLKVCANHWITTTMNLKPLSGSDRVWMWLASDFSDGDAKLEQLAAKFKTPELAEEFKQKFEECQRLLLDIPLQTPHKLVDTGRTAKLIQRAEEMKSGLKDFKAFLTNDQTKVTEEENKGSGTGAAGASDTTIKPNPENTGPTLEWDNYDLREDALDDNVSSSSVHDSPLASSPVRENLFCSDESTTGSDFSFKSALSLSKSPAKLNQSGTSVGTDEESDVTQEEERDGQYFEPVVPLPDLVEVSSGEENEQVVFSHRAELYRYDKDVGQWKERGIGDIKILQNYDKQVRIVMRRDKVLKLCANHRITPDMSLQNMKGTERVWVWTACDFADGERKVEHLAVRFKLQDVADSFKKIFDEAKTAQEKDSLITPHVSRSSTPRESPCGKIAVAVLEETTRERTDVIQGDDVADAASEVEVSSTSETTTKAVVSPAKFVFGSESVKSIFSSEKSKPVAFGNSSATGSLFGFSFNAPLKSNNSETSSVAQSGSESNVEPKKCELSKNSDIEQSSDSKVKNLSASFPTEESSINYTFKTPEKEPPLWHAEFTKEELVQKLSSITKSADHLNGLLRETEAANAVLMEQIKLLKSEIRRLERNQEREKSAANVEYLKNVLLQFIFLKPGSERQRLLPVINTMLQLSPEEKGKLAAVAQDEEENASRYSG